The Cannabis sativa cultivar Pink pepper isolate KNU-18-1 chromosome 8, ASM2916894v1, whole genome shotgun sequence genomic interval TAAGACCGCAAACAAAGAGTAATCAAATCTTGAAAACTACGATTGACTAAACTAAATTGTTCTAAATACGAACTCTAATAATCATATATATTGATTAGAGATCACTTAACAAAATTGATACACTGTTAAAAACGACTCCAACAGACAAACTTTATACTTCTTCAAGTTCAAAACATACAAAGAAAAAGCTTTTGCTCTGGCGCAACATGGAAAAAGCACATAGAATCTATGTGATAAAGCTCCATCAGTCATCACCATATGCTCTGAAACTATAACGTTCTTGGTAAGGACCATTGAAGTAGAGATCAGCCTCAAACCACTTGGGATAACGCACTAAATCTCCAGCAACAAATTGCATAAACTGCTTACTTCCTTCAGGCACAACTCTCACTTCCCCTTCTTCAATGTAAACCAGCTGATCCACTTGCCAGTCCCATGGCAACTTGGCCTTGCCCGTCTTCCACATCGACCATTTTGAAACACCGAGCTCCGCTAATCGCTCCGTCGACACTTTCCGTTCCACTCTCACTTTGTACAACTCTTCCAAAGGTTTCTCCATACGCATGGCCTTTATAGCACCAAGCTGTAGACCACT includes:
- the LOC115698698 gene encoding uncharacterized protein LOC115698698, with the protein product MASVFLGATFSSLIVNKSIINCRKSSTTSGLQLGAIKAMRMEKPLEELYKVRVERKVSTERLAELGVSKWSMWKTGKAKLPWDWQVDQLVYIEEGEVRVVPEGSKQFMQFVAGDLVRYPKWFEADLYFNGPYQERYSFRAYGDD